AAAGGCTATACACATAGCAGTAGACAAGATGCGCACCCTTGACCCTGATATACCCCATGAATTTGAAATTAAAGTTCAAAACATAGTTGCTTCTGCCAACCTTGATAAAACACTCAACCTGGAGGCAGTGGCTCTTGACCTGGAAAATACTGAATACGAGCCAGAACAATTCCCTGGCTTGGTTTACCGACTTGGTGATCCTAAAGTAGTACTTTTACTATTTGGATCTGGAAAAGTAGTATGTACCGGTGCAAAAACTATCTCAGACGCACAACTTGGTGTAGAAAAAACGAAGGAAAGATTATCTGAATTAGATTTATTATAATTCTATCTTTTTACGTAAATATTTGGTGATCTTTTGATTAAACTTATCGCATTTGATCTTGATAACGTCCTTATAGACGGTGAAGTCATAGAC
This is a stretch of genomic DNA from Methanobacterium formicicum DSM 3637. It encodes these proteins:
- a CDS encoding TATA-box-binding protein, encoding MTKVEIKVENIVASATLGKSVDLPQVAPALEGVEYNLEQFPGLVYKLKEPKTAALIFGSGKLVCTGAKSIENSKKAIHIAVDKMRTLDPDIPHEFEIKVQNIVASANLDKTLNLEAVALDLENTEYEPEQFPGLVYRLGDPKVVLLLFGSGKVVCTGAKTISDAQLGVEKTKERLSELDLL